One window of Erwinia aphidicola genomic DNA carries:
- the rsxC gene encoding electron transport complex subunit RsxC produces the protein MLNLLNYFKKDRLWDFEGGIHPPEMKTQSNGTPLRQLPLPAQFILPLKQHIGNEGEICVRPGDAVLRGQALTFGNGRMLPIHAPSSGTVSKIAPHMTAHPSALAEMCIFITPDGEDRWIDKQTLSDYRSLDRQEVVRRVHQAGVAGLGGAGFPTATKLKGGLRGVNTLIINGAECEPYITADDRLMQDCAAEVLEGCRILAWTLQAERTLIGIEDNKPEAIAALKAALGSARDMEIRVIPTKYPSGGAKQLTKILTGKEVPHGGRSTDIGVLMQNVGTAYAVKRAIIDGEPLTERVITLTGESVRQPGNVWGRLGTPISHLLHHADFAPGAEQMVVMGGPLMGFTLPTLDVPVVKITNCILAPAASEMGHNEPEQGCIRCSACADACPAALLPQQLYWYSRGGDHDKAREHNIADCIECGACAYVCPSNIPLVQYYRQEKAEIQAIDLEAERTALAKARFEARQQRLEREKAAREAKHQQAKRSVAITDADALNAARERVKAKQAAAATAVDDDAAAAAQRTARQAEARARQAEQQASSEPVTRQAADPRKAAVEAAIARAKAKKAEASTAVAEPPATADTPPAADPRKTAVEAAIARAKAKKAAQAAVAEPQPAAAEQPAPAADPRKAAIEAAIARAKAKKAAQAAVAEPQPAVAEQPAPAADPRKAAIEAAIARAKAKKAAQAAEALPEVTPEQPEPRQEEAPAASPEDARKAAVAAAIARVKARKSQQPSTQED, from the coding sequence ATGCTTAATCTGCTCAACTACTTTAAAAAAGATCGGCTTTGGGACTTTGAAGGTGGCATTCATCCACCGGAGATGAAGACCCAGTCAAACGGCACGCCGCTGCGCCAGCTGCCGCTGCCCGCCCAGTTTATTCTGCCGCTGAAACAGCATATCGGTAACGAAGGCGAGATCTGCGTGCGCCCCGGCGACGCTGTCCTGCGCGGCCAGGCGCTGACCTTTGGCAATGGCCGTATGCTGCCAATCCACGCGCCAAGCTCCGGCACCGTGAGCAAAATCGCCCCGCATATGACTGCGCATCCGTCCGCGCTGGCGGAGATGTGCATCTTTATCACCCCGGACGGCGAAGACCGCTGGATTGATAAGCAGACGCTGAGCGACTATCGCAGCCTTGACCGCCAGGAGGTGGTGCGCCGCGTGCATCAGGCTGGCGTTGCCGGGCTGGGCGGCGCGGGCTTCCCCACCGCCACCAAGCTGAAGGGCGGGCTGCGCGGGGTCAATACCCTGATTATCAATGGCGCCGAGTGCGAGCCTTATATCACCGCCGACGATCGCCTGATGCAGGACTGCGCCGCAGAAGTGCTGGAAGGCTGCCGCATTCTGGCGTGGACGCTGCAGGCGGAGCGCACCCTGATCGGCATTGAAGATAACAAACCGGAAGCGATTGCCGCGCTGAAAGCCGCCCTGGGCAGCGCGCGCGATATGGAGATCCGCGTCATCCCCACCAAATATCCTTCCGGTGGTGCCAAACAGCTGACTAAAATTCTCACCGGTAAAGAGGTGCCGCACGGCGGGCGCTCTACCGATATCGGCGTGCTGATGCAGAACGTCGGCACCGCCTATGCCGTTAAGCGCGCGATTATTGACGGCGAGCCGCTTACTGAACGCGTTATTACCCTGACCGGTGAGTCGGTGCGCCAGCCTGGCAACGTCTGGGGCCGCCTCGGCACGCCGATCAGCCATCTGCTGCATCACGCCGATTTCGCGCCGGGTGCCGAACAGATGGTGGTGATGGGTGGCCCGCTGATGGGCTTCACCCTGCCGACGCTGGATGTGCCGGTGGTGAAAATCACCAACTGTATTCTCGCACCCGCCGCCTCTGAGATGGGCCACAACGAGCCGGAGCAGGGCTGCATCCGCTGCAGCGCCTGCGCCGACGCCTGCCCGGCCGCCCTGCTGCCGCAGCAGCTTTACTGGTACAGCCGCGGCGGCGATCACGATAAAGCGCGCGAGCATAATATCGCAGACTGCATTGAGTGCGGCGCCTGTGCTTATGTCTGCCCGAGTAATATCCCGCTGGTGCAGTATTACCGCCAGGAGAAGGCCGAGATTCAGGCTATCGATCTGGAAGCCGAGCGTACTGCCCTGGCCAAGGCGCGTTTTGAAGCGCGTCAACAGCGCCTGGAGCGGGAAAAAGCGGCGCGTGAAGCGAAGCACCAGCAGGCCAAACGCAGCGTGGCTATCACCGACGCCGATGCGCTTAACGCCGCGCGCGAACGCGTGAAGGCGAAGCAGGCCGCCGCTGCCACAGCGGTCGATGACGATGCGGCGGCGGCGGCGCAGCGTACAGCCCGCCAGGCGGAAGCCCGCGCGCGCCAGGCTGAGCAACAGGCCAGCAGCGAACCGGTCACGCGCCAGGCCGCCGACCCGCGCAAAGCCGCCGTTGAAGCCGCGATTGCCCGCGCCAAAGCGAAGAAAGCCGAAGCCAGCACGGCCGTCGCTGAGCCGCCGGCGACCGCCGATACGCCGCCAGCCGCTGACCCGCGTAAAACGGCGGTGGAAGCGGCTATCGCCCGTGCCAAAGCGAAGAAAGCCGCGCAGGCCGCCGTTGCTGAACCGCAACCGGCTGCGGCAGAACAACCGGCACCTGCCGCTGACCCGCGCAAGGCGGCCATCGAAGCCGCTATCGCCCGCGCCAAGGCGAAGAAAGCCGCGCAGGCCGCCGTTGCTGAACCGCAACCGGCCGTGGCCGAACAACCGGCACCCGCCGCCGACCCGCGCAAGGCGGCAATTGAGGCCGCTATCGCCCGTGCCAAAGCGAAAAAAGCCGCGCAGGCCGCCGAAGCTCTGCCAGAAGTCACCCCTGAACAACCCGAACCCCGTCAGGAAGAGGCGCCCGCCGCCTCCCCTGAGGATGCACGTAAAGCGGCGGTGGCAGCGGCCATTGCACGCGTGAAAGCGCGTAAATCGCAGCAGCCGTCGACGCAAGAGGATTAA
- the rsxB gene encoding electron transport complex subunit RsxB has product MSAIWIAVLVLSALSLVLGGLLGYASRRFEVEEDPIVEQIDAILPQSQCGQCGYPGCRPYADAVGNNGELINKCAPGGEQTMLKLAALLNVDPQPLGEEAALEPERKVAWIDEANCIGCTKCIQACPVDAIVGATRAMHTVLSDVCTGCDLCVAPCPTDCIEMRPVATTTANWKWDLQTIPVRVITVESHA; this is encoded by the coding sequence ATGAGTGCGATTTGGATTGCTGTTTTGGTACTCAGCGCACTTAGCCTGGTGTTGGGCGGTCTGCTGGGCTACGCCTCGCGCCGCTTCGAAGTGGAAGAAGACCCGATTGTCGAGCAGATAGACGCTATTTTGCCGCAGAGCCAGTGCGGCCAGTGCGGCTACCCCGGCTGCCGTCCGTATGCCGACGCGGTGGGTAATAACGGTGAGCTGATTAACAAATGCGCCCCCGGCGGCGAGCAGACCATGCTGAAACTGGCAGCGCTGCTGAACGTCGACCCGCAGCCGCTGGGTGAAGAGGCCGCATTGGAGCCAGAGCGCAAAGTGGCGTGGATTGACGAAGCCAACTGCATCGGCTGCACCAAGTGCATTCAGGCCTGCCCGGTGGATGCAATTGTCGGCGCCACCCGCGCGATGCACACCGTGCTGAGCGATGTCTGTACCGGCTGCGACCTGTGCGTTGCTCCCTGCCCGACCGACTGCATTGAAATGCGTCCGGTTGCTACCACTACTGCCAACTGGAAATGGGATCTGCAAACCATTCCGGTGCGGGTGATCACTGTAGAAAGTCATGCTTAA
- the ytfQ gene encoding galactofuranose ABC transporter, galactofuranose-binding protein YtfQ yields MWKRLLLSTLISASLAAPALAESMTVGFSQVGSESGWRAAETSVAKSEAQKRGITLKIADGQQKQENQIKAVRSFIAQGVDAIFIAPVVQTGWEPVLEEAKDAKIPVFLLDRAIVVKDKSLYQAVVTADNVYEGKLIGDWLVKQQAGKPCNVVELQGTVGASVAIDRKKGFAEAIANTPNIKVIRSQSGDFTRSKGKEVMESFIKAENNGKNICMVYAHNDDMAIGAIQAIKEAGLKPGKDILTGSIDGVPDIYKAMLAGEANANVELTPNMAGPAFDALEKLKKDGTMPPKIIKTESKLFLPADAQAQLDKKKGMGY; encoded by the coding sequence ATGTGGAAGCGTTTACTCTTATCCACCCTCATCAGTGCCAGCCTGGCGGCTCCAGCGCTGGCTGAATCCATGACTGTTGGTTTCTCTCAGGTTGGCTCGGAATCGGGCTGGCGAGCCGCAGAGACCAGCGTGGCGAAAAGTGAAGCGCAAAAGCGCGGTATCACGCTGAAAATCGCCGACGGGCAGCAAAAACAGGAGAACCAGATCAAGGCAGTGCGTTCGTTTATCGCCCAGGGCGTGGATGCCATCTTCATTGCTCCGGTAGTCCAGACCGGCTGGGAGCCGGTGCTTGAAGAAGCGAAAGATGCCAAAATCCCGGTATTCCTGCTGGACCGCGCTATCGTGGTCAAAGATAAATCGCTGTATCAGGCGGTCGTCACCGCCGACAACGTCTATGAAGGTAAGCTAATCGGTGACTGGCTGGTGAAACAGCAGGCGGGCAAGCCGTGTAACGTGGTTGAGCTTCAGGGTACCGTCGGCGCCAGCGTGGCGATTGACCGTAAGAAGGGCTTCGCTGAAGCGATTGCCAACACGCCAAATATTAAAGTGATCCGTTCGCAGTCCGGCGATTTTACCCGCAGCAAGGGTAAAGAGGTGATGGAGAGTTTCATCAAGGCAGAGAACAACGGTAAAAACATCTGCATGGTTTACGCCCATAACGATGATATGGCTATCGGTGCCATTCAGGCGATTAAAGAGGCCGGTCTGAAACCGGGTAAAGATATTCTCACCGGCTCCATTGACGGCGTGCCGGATATTTATAAAGCGATGCTGGCAGGTGAAGCCAATGCCAACGTCGAGCTGACGCCAAATATGGCCGGCCCGGCTTTCGACGCGCTGGAAAAACTTAAAAAAGACGGCACCATGCCGCCGAAGATCATCAAAACCGAATCGAAACTTTTCCTTCCTGCTGATGCCCAGGCCCAGCTGGATAAGAAAAAAGGTATGGGTTACTGA
- a CDS encoding DUF2569 domain-containing protein, with protein MAVDTKPRLAGWLLVPLAWLIMTLLTSALVMAMYLSALLDPAMRNALFSHESNALWQWGASLLTSTVVWCYSAWVTWIFCQRSRRLPRHYILWLLLTVLLAVKTFAFSPVADGAAIRTLLIALLAAAILVPYFKRSQRVKSTFIEP; from the coding sequence GTGGCTGTTGATACTAAACCGCGCCTGGCAGGCTGGCTGCTGGTGCCGCTGGCATGGCTGATCATGACCTTGCTGACCAGCGCGCTGGTGATGGCAATGTATTTAAGCGCCCTGCTCGACCCGGCGATGCGTAACGCGCTGTTCAGCCATGAAAGCAACGCATTATGGCAGTGGGGAGCCTCGCTGCTGACCTCTACCGTAGTCTGGTGCTACAGTGCCTGGGTGACGTGGATTTTCTGTCAACGCTCGCGTCGGCTGCCGCGCCACTACATTTTGTGGCTGCTACTCACCGTGCTGCTGGCGGTGAAGACTTTTGCCTTCTCTCCGGTGGCCGATGGTGCGGCAATTCGGACTTTACTGATCGCCCTGCTGGCGGCAGCGATACTGGTGCCTTATTTCAAGCGTTCTCAACGCGTTAAGAGCACGTTCATCGAGCCGTGA
- the rsxA gene encoding electron transport complex subunit RsxA, producing MTEYLLLFIGTVLVNNFVLVKFLGLCPFMGVSKKLETAIGMGLATTFVITLASICAWLVNHLILLPLDLVYLRTMAYILVIAVVVQFTEMVVRKTSPDLYRLLGIFLPLITTNCAVLGVPLLSVNLNHTFLQAALFGFSASIGFSLLMVLFAGIRERLVLADVPAPFKGSSIALVTAGLMALAFMGFTGLVKF from the coding sequence ATGACCGAATACCTGCTTCTCTTTATTGGCACAGTACTGGTGAATAACTTCGTCCTGGTGAAGTTTCTCGGCCTCTGTCCCTTCATGGGCGTTTCCAAAAAACTGGAAACGGCAATTGGCATGGGACTCGCCACCACCTTTGTTATTACCCTGGCCTCTATCTGTGCCTGGCTGGTCAACCACCTGATCCTGCTGCCGCTCGATCTGGTCTATCTGCGTACCATGGCCTATATCCTGGTGATTGCCGTGGTCGTGCAGTTCACCGAAATGGTGGTGCGTAAAACCAGCCCTGACCTCTACCGCCTGCTGGGTATTTTCCTGCCGCTGATCACCACCAACTGTGCGGTGCTCGGCGTGCCGCTGCTCAGCGTCAACCTGAATCACACTTTCCTGCAGGCCGCACTGTTCGGCTTCAGCGCCTCTATCGGCTTTTCGCTGTTGATGGTGCTGTTCGCCGGGATCCGCGAGCGCCTGGTGCTGGCCGATGTGCCCGCACCGTTTAAAGGCTCGTCTATTGCACTGGTGACCGCCGGCCTGATGGCGCTGGCGTTTATGGGCTTTACCGGACTGGTGAAGTTCTGA
- the rsxD gene encoding electron transport complex subunit RsxD, with translation MAFRIASSPYTHNRRSTSTIMLLVLLAAVPGMAVQCWYFGWGNLIQVLIGAAAAITAEAAILRLRKLPLAETLKDNSALLTALLLGISIPPLAPWWLIVIGTLFAVIISKHLYGGLGQNPFNPAMVGYVVLLISFPVQMTSWLPPDVLQGISPTFGDTLSMIFHFHTLDGHSMQQLQVGIDGISQATPLDTFKTGLRAGHSAEEVRAMPIYGGVLAGLGWQWVNVAFLAGGIFLLWTRSIRWHIPVSFIASLAFCATLGWLLSPDSLVSPLVHLFSGATMLGAFFIATDPVTASTTNKGRLLYGVLIGLLVWLIRSFGGYPDGVAFAVLLANICVPLIDYYTQPRVYGHRKGK, from the coding sequence ATGGCATTTCGTATTGCAAGCTCGCCCTACACTCATAACCGCCGCAGCACCAGCACCATTATGCTGCTGGTACTGCTGGCCGCCGTACCCGGCATGGCCGTGCAGTGCTGGTACTTTGGCTGGGGTAACCTGATCCAGGTGCTGATCGGCGCGGCTGCCGCTATTACGGCTGAAGCGGCTATTCTGCGGTTACGCAAGCTGCCGCTGGCGGAGACGCTGAAGGATAACTCCGCGCTGCTGACCGCCCTGCTGCTCGGCATTAGCATCCCGCCGCTGGCGCCGTGGTGGCTGATTGTTATCGGCACGCTGTTTGCGGTGATTATCTCCAAGCATCTTTACGGCGGCCTCGGCCAGAACCCGTTTAACCCGGCGATGGTCGGCTACGTGGTGCTGCTGATCTCCTTCCCGGTGCAGATGACCAGCTGGCTGCCGCCGGACGTGCTGCAGGGCATCAGCCCGACCTTTGGCGACACCCTGAGTATGATCTTCCATTTCCACACGCTTGACGGCCACAGCATGCAGCAGCTGCAGGTGGGGATCGACGGCATCAGCCAGGCGACGCCGCTCGACACCTTTAAAACCGGGCTGCGCGCCGGCCATTCGGCGGAAGAAGTGCGCGCAATGCCGATATACGGCGGCGTGCTGGCCGGCCTGGGCTGGCAGTGGGTCAACGTGGCGTTCCTGGCCGGGGGCATTTTCCTGCTGTGGACGCGCAGCATCCGCTGGCATATTCCGGTGAGCTTTATTGCCTCGCTGGCGTTCTGCGCCACGCTCGGCTGGCTGCTGTCACCGGACAGCCTGGTATCTCCGCTGGTGCATCTGTTCTCCGGGGCCACCATGCTGGGCGCATTCTTTATCGCCACCGACCCGGTGACCGCCTCCACCACCAATAAAGGCCGCCTGCTGTACGGCGTGCTGATTGGCCTGCTGGTATGGCTGATCCGCAGCTTTGGCGGCTATCCGGACGGCGTGGCATTTGCCGTGCTGCTGGCGAATATCTGCGTGCCGCTGATTGACTACTACACGCAGCCGCGCGTATACGGACACCGTAAGGGTAAATGA
- the nth gene encoding endonuclease III has translation MNKDKRHEILVRLRDNNPHPTTELNFTSPFELLIAVLLSAQATDVSVNKAMAKLYPVANTPAAILALGVDGVKEYIKTIGLFNSKAENVIKTCRILVEQHGGEVPESREALEALPGVGRKTANVVLNTAFGWPTIAVDTHIFRVCNRTRFAPGNNVEQVEEKLLKVVPKEFKFDCHHWFILHGRYTCIARKPRCGSCLIEDLCEFREKTEV, from the coding sequence GTGAACAAGGATAAGCGTCACGAGATTCTGGTGCGGCTGCGGGACAATAACCCGCACCCCACCACCGAACTGAACTTCACTTCCCCGTTTGAACTACTGATTGCGGTGCTGCTCTCCGCGCAGGCCACCGACGTCAGCGTAAACAAAGCGATGGCCAAACTCTACCCGGTAGCTAATACGCCTGCGGCGATTCTGGCACTTGGCGTAGACGGGGTGAAGGAGTACATCAAAACCATCGGCCTGTTTAACAGCAAGGCCGAGAACGTGATCAAAACCTGCCGCATTCTGGTCGAGCAGCACGGCGGAGAAGTGCCGGAGAGCCGCGAGGCGCTGGAAGCGCTGCCGGGCGTCGGGCGCAAAACCGCTAACGTGGTGCTGAACACCGCCTTTGGCTGGCCAACCATCGCCGTCGATACCCATATTTTCCGCGTCTGCAACCGCACGCGCTTTGCGCCGGGTAACAACGTGGAACAGGTGGAAGAGAAGCTGCTGAAGGTGGTGCCGAAGGAGTTTAAGTTCGACTGCCACCACTGGTTTATCCTGCACGGTCGCTACACCTGCATTGCGCGTAAACCGCGCTGCGGCTCCTGCCTGATTGAAGATTTATGCGAGTTCCGCGAGAAAACGGAAGTATAA
- a CDS encoding electron transport complex subunit E produces the protein MSEAKTLLVGGLWKNNSALVQLLGLCPLLAVTSTATNALGLGLATTLVLTCTNSAISLSRRWVPSEIRIPIYVMIIAAVVSCVQMLINAYAYGLYQSLGIFIPLIVTNCIVVGRAEAVASKSRVGLAALDGMAIGLGATSVMVVLGSIREIIGNGTIFNGADQLLGPWAKAMRIEVVHFDSPMLLAMLPPGAFIGLGMLLAAKYLIDNKMKQRAALKAEQESAAMPEGKTAQ, from the coding sequence ATGAGTGAAGCAAAAACCCTGCTGGTCGGCGGGCTGTGGAAGAATAACTCCGCGCTGGTGCAGCTGCTGGGCCTCTGCCCGCTGCTGGCCGTGACTTCGACCGCTACCAACGCCCTCGGCCTTGGCCTGGCTACTACCCTGGTGCTGACCTGTACCAATAGCGCGATTTCTCTGTCGCGCCGCTGGGTGCCTTCTGAAATCCGTATTCCGATTTACGTGATGATTATCGCGGCGGTGGTGAGCTGCGTGCAGATGCTGATCAATGCTTATGCCTACGGCCTGTATCAGTCGTTGGGGATTTTTATCCCGCTGATCGTCACCAACTGTATTGTGGTCGGCCGCGCCGAAGCGGTGGCGTCCAAAAGCCGCGTCGGGCTGGCTGCGCTGGACGGGATGGCGATTGGCCTCGGCGCCACCAGCGTGATGGTGGTGCTGGGCTCTATCCGTGAAATTATCGGTAACGGCACCATCTTTAACGGCGCAGACCAGCTGCTTGGCCCGTGGGCAAAGGCGATGCGCATTGAAGTGGTGCATTTCGACTCACCAATGCTGCTGGCGATGCTGCCGCCGGGCGCGTTTATCGGCCTCGGCATGCTGCTGGCGGCAAAATATCTCATCGACAATAAAATGAAGCAGCGCGCCGCGCTGAAAGCAGAACAGGAGAGTGCTGCTATGCCGGAAGGAAAAACTGCGCAGTGA
- the ytfR gene encoding galactofuranose ABC transporter, ATP-binding protein YtfR: MTIDSSPPPLLAISGVSKSFPGVRALDNVSFDLRPGEIMALLGENGAGKSTLIKVLTGVYQRDAGTITLSGNPINPRNTAEAQQLGIGTVYQEVNLLPNMSVADNLFIGREPKRFGLIDRKTLNQRAVKLLNDYGFELDVTRPLGQYSVAMQQIIAICRAVDLSAQVLILDEPTASLDASEVEMLFTLMRQLKAKGMSLVFVTHFLDQVYRVTDRITVLRNGQFIATRDTHSLPQIELIKLMLGRELLETALQRAGSTLKSNQPVVEFKNYGKKGTIEPFSLSVRPGEAVGLAGLLGSGRTETAELLFGIKRADSGSAFIKGKAKTIRSPAQASRLGMGFCPEDRKTDGIIGAASVRENIILALQAQRGWLRPIPRREQQQVADRYIKSLGIRTPDADQPVELLSGGNQQKVLLSRWLVTKPQFLILDEPTRGIDVGAHAEIIRLIETLCADGLALLVISSELEELVGYADRVLILRDRQQVAEIPLEQLSVASIVNAIAAGGEQHA; encoded by the coding sequence ATGACCATCGACTCCTCTCCACCGCCGCTGCTTGCCATTAGCGGCGTCAGTAAGTCCTTTCCCGGCGTGCGGGCGCTGGATAATGTCTCTTTCGACCTGCGTCCCGGTGAAATCATGGCGCTGCTGGGGGAAAACGGGGCCGGGAAATCGACCCTGATTAAAGTGTTGACCGGCGTTTATCAGCGCGATGCTGGCACCATTACCCTCTCCGGCAACCCGATCAATCCGCGCAATACCGCCGAGGCACAGCAGCTGGGCATCGGCACGGTGTATCAGGAAGTGAACCTGCTGCCGAATATGTCGGTTGCCGATAATCTGTTTATCGGGCGTGAACCGAAACGTTTTGGCCTGATAGACCGTAAAACGCTAAACCAGCGCGCGGTGAAATTACTTAACGACTACGGCTTCGAGCTGGATGTCACCCGCCCGCTGGGCCAGTACTCGGTGGCAATGCAGCAGATCATTGCTATCTGCCGCGCCGTGGATCTCTCCGCTCAGGTGCTGATCCTCGATGAACCCACCGCCAGCCTGGACGCCAGCGAAGTCGAGATGCTGTTCACGCTGATGAGACAGCTGAAGGCAAAGGGGATGAGCCTGGTGTTTGTCACCCACTTTCTCGACCAGGTTTACCGCGTCACCGACCGTATTACGGTGCTGCGCAACGGGCAGTTTATTGCCACGCGCGATACCCATTCCCTGCCGCAGATTGAGCTGATCAAACTGATGCTCGGCCGTGAGCTGCTGGAAACCGCGCTGCAGCGCGCGGGCAGCACGCTGAAAAGCAATCAGCCGGTGGTGGAATTTAAAAATTACGGCAAGAAAGGCACCATCGAGCCGTTCAGCCTGAGCGTGCGACCGGGCGAAGCGGTCGGGCTGGCTGGCCTGCTGGGTTCCGGGCGTACCGAAACCGCCGAGCTGCTGTTCGGCATTAAGCGTGCCGACAGCGGCAGCGCCTTTATCAAGGGTAAAGCCAAAACCATTCGCTCCCCGGCGCAGGCGTCTCGCCTCGGCATGGGCTTCTGCCCGGAAGACCGCAAAACCGACGGTATTATCGGTGCCGCTTCGGTGCGGGAAAATATCATTCTGGCTCTGCAGGCGCAGCGCGGCTGGCTGCGGCCCATCCCACGCCGCGAACAGCAGCAGGTGGCCGACCGCTATATCAAGAGCCTTGGCATTCGCACTCCGGACGCCGATCAGCCGGTTGAGCTGCTCTCCGGCGGCAATCAGCAGAAAGTACTGCTGTCGCGCTGGCTGGTGACCAAACCGCAGTTTCTGATCCTTGATGAACCGACGCGCGGCATTGATGTTGGCGCCCACGCCGAAATCATCCGCCTGATTGAGACCCTGTGTGCCGACGGCCTGGCGCTGCTGGTGATCTCCTCCGAGCTGGAAGAGCTGGTGGGCTACGCCGACCGCGTGCTGATCCTGCGCGATCGCCAGCAGGTGGCGGAGATTCCGCTGGAGCAGCTCTCCGTTGCCTCCATTGTTAACGCCATTGCGGCGGGAGGGGAGCAACATGCCTGA
- the ydgT gene encoding transcription modulator YdgT — MTAQDYLLKFRKVNSLETLEKLFDHLNYSLNDDGEIIQMYRAADHRRAELVSGGRLFDLGRVPKTVWRYVV, encoded by the coding sequence ATGACCGCTCAAGACTATTTGTTAAAATTTCGCAAAGTTAATTCCCTGGAAACTCTGGAAAAACTCTTCGACCATCTCAACTATTCCCTTAACGATGATGGTGAAATTATTCAGATGTACCGCGCTGCCGATCACCGTCGCGCAGAGCTGGTTTCCGGCGGTCGCCTGTTTGACCTTGGACGCGTGCCAAAAACCGTCTGGCGCTACGTCGTTTAA
- the rsxG gene encoding electron transport complex subunit RsxG, whose protein sequence is MLDAIRKNGVTLAVFAAITTGLTAVINAVTKPTIEHQTAVQQKILLDQVVPPELYDNKIQQECYVVTDPALGNGSPHHLYLARKGDKPVAAAVETTAPDGYSGNIQLIVGASFDGTVYGTRVVEHHETPGLGDKIELRISDWIMSFNGKKVTGADDSHFAVKKDGGDFDQFTGATITPRAVVNAVKRTTLYIETLPGQLSSLPSCGDANE, encoded by the coding sequence ATGCTGGACGCGATTCGTAAAAACGGCGTAACGCTGGCGGTGTTTGCCGCTATCACCACCGGCCTGACGGCGGTGATTAATGCGGTAACCAAGCCGACTATTGAACATCAGACCGCCGTCCAGCAGAAGATCCTGCTGGACCAGGTGGTGCCGCCCGAGCTGTATGATAATAAAATTCAGCAGGAGTGTTACGTTGTCACTGATCCGGCACTGGGCAACGGCAGCCCGCACCACCTCTATCTGGCGCGCAAGGGTGATAAACCCGTGGCAGCGGCGGTGGAAACTACCGCGCCTGACGGCTACTCTGGCAATATTCAGCTGATTGTCGGCGCCAGCTTTGATGGCACGGTGTACGGCACCCGCGTGGTGGAACATCATGAAACACCGGGTCTTGGCGACAAAATCGAGCTGCGAATTTCTGACTGGATCATGAGCTTTAACGGCAAAAAAGTGACCGGCGCGGATGACAGCCATTTCGCGGTGAAGAAAGACGGTGGCGACTTCGACCAGTTTACCGGCGCAACGATTACGCCGCGTGCGGTGGTCAATGCGGTGAAGCGCACAACGTTGTATATTGAAACCTTACCGGGGCAACTGTCCTCGTTGCCATCCTGTGGAGACGCCAATGAGTGA